The sequence below is a genomic window from Anaerocolumna chitinilytica.
GATTCCGGGATATTCCACTCCGTCAATGGTGGTAATAGAGATGTATACACCATCGGGGGGCAGCAGCTTTTGCTTCTCCGGTATCAAATTTGTAGTTGGAAAACCAATGGTTCTGCCGATTTTCCTGCCATGAAGAACTTCTCCCATAACGGAAAATGATCTTCCAAGAAGCTTCGTAACTTTTTCCATATTCCCTTTACTAATTTGCTCTCTGATACAAGAACTGCTGATCTCTTCACTTTCAATGGTTTTCTTTTCGATAATTTCAAGCTCATAACCATAAATATCAGCATATTCCTGAAGCATCTTAGTATTTCCTCTTCTGTTTCTGCCAAAACAAAAATCAGAACCTACAACAATATATTTAGCATCCATTTTATGGATAAGAATATCTTCAATGAACTTCTCGGGTTCCATGGATCTGGTCTCTTCGGTAAAAGGAAAGGAAATCATGACATCCAAACCATATTCTCTTAAGATATGCTGTTTTTCCTCTTCCGTATAGATTAATTCCATTTCTCTATCTGAAAGCAGATTAACAGGATGATAGAAAAAGGTAAACACAACTGCCTTTAATCCCTTTTTTTTCTGCTCTGTAATCTTATTCAGTAAAAGCTGATGGCCCAGATGCAGTCCGTCAAACTTCCCAAGAGTAACTGCACTTTTTTCCAAATGAAAATCTGCTGTTCCAGCTATATATTCCATATTAACCTCTTTCGTGAATATCCAATCCATGTTTGAATATTCCTGAATCTGCAGTTGAAAAAACTGTTTTGTTTTCAACCTAATCTCCATGCATTTCGCAATCTTACTTGCTAAACTGCTTCAATTGAGTGTGTATAATGTCTTTTATAAAAACATTTTATAGGGTTTAATTATCTCTTGCTCCGGGCAGTATTCATAGATACCCACAAAGTTATTTTCTCCGTCATAAACAAGTACTTTGTTATTGGATACATTAATCTTCTCTTGTTCCAACTGATTCAGAACTAAGAAATTTCCATTGTAAAGCTGCTTATCAAACTCCTTCTTTACGGTAACGCACTCATACTCAGGGAACATAGCGGGTACACTTTTAACGTGTTCATCCAATGTTCCATTTTTGTACTCTGTCTCAATCTCTCCAAGTTTCAGACTCTCCGTAATATCAAATTCACCTGAACGTATTCTGGTTAGCGCTTTCATGCAGCCGCCGCATAAAAGCTTCTCACCGATATCATGACAAAGGGTTCTGATATAGGTTCCTTTTGAGCACTCTACAACAATTACAGCTTCCTTTGTGTTCATATCAAGACTCTCAACGGTAATACTATGTAGTTCAACCTTTCTGGACTCTCTTGGTATCTCTTTACCCTCTCTGGCCAGTTCGTAAAGGCGTTTTCCACCAACTTTCAAGGCTGAGTACATGGGTGGAATCTGATCGTAGCTACCTCTAAAGGAAAGAATTGCTTCTAATATCTCTTCTTTACCGGCAGTAACAGCTCTTTCTTCCATTACCTTACCAGTTATATCCTGGGTATCAGTGGTTATTCCTAAAAGCAGCACTGCACGATAGGCTTTACTTTTATCCGTTAGGATATCACATAGCTTAGTAGCGTTACCAAGGCAGACCGGCAACACTCCTTCTGCATCAGGGTCCAGGGTACCTGTATGTCCTATTTTTTTCTGCTTTAAGATACCACGCAGTTTAGCTACTACATCATGCGAGGTATAACCTTTTTCTTTATATACATTTATTATTCCGTTTATCAAGGTAGTACTCCAATCCTAATCAGTTCTTTAGCTGGAATTCAATATGCGGTGTAAGATTATTAGTTACATCGTGAAGAGTTCCATGCATGGTACAGCCTGCAGCCATAATATGACCACCACCGCCAAAGTATACCGCTATCTTTCTGACATCAACAGCTCCATTGGATCGCATACTTACTTTATACACATGAAAATCTACTTCATAGATCAAGATAGCTACTTCAACACCCTTTGTAATACGGAGCTGATCAATGATTCCATCAAGGTCAGCAGACTCTACCTCATAGAACTCCATCATTTTCCGGCTAAGAGTAGATACTATACATTTTCCGTCTAATAATAAAATGCTTTCTAAAAGGCATCTTCCAAGAATCTGGTTCTGATGATAATCCTTCCGGTAAAAAGTTTCATCTATCATTTCAGAGAAAGGCACTCCCATTTCTATAAGACTTCCTGCTATCTCCATCGTCCTTTTTGTAGTATTACTATGCTTAAAAACACCTGTGTCATGAATAATTCCCATATAAAGTGCTTTTGCAATAGCGATATTGAGATAAGCTTTGTCCATTAGTTCATACAGTACCTCACAGGTTGAACTGGCATCTGCCACAACATGATTTATCTGAGCAAAGTTGGTATTACTGATATGATGATCAATGTTAATTGTTTTTCTTGCATTCTTAAAATATTCTTCTGCAAACCCCAACCGATCAAGGCTTCCGCTGTCAAGAGAAATGAAGATATCATACACTCTGCCTTCTTTGTAACTCTGCTTTACTTTTGCAGCATCTTTTGTAATACGCAGTTTCTCCGGTATTTCTTCCAGATAAAAATCTATCTGCGCATCTTTTTTTGCTTGACTCAAATAACGGTATAGGGCCAGACAGGAACCGGCACAGTCCCCATCCGGCCTCATATGCCCGGCTATTCCTATCAATTTAGCGTTCCCCACTTCTTTTAACAAATCCATACGAATCACCTACCCCTTTCTAATCACTTCAAGTTCTTGTGTAGGATAATACTTATACACCAACTATTCCAGCCTGGAATCTTCACTGGTCTCTTCCTCGGCCTCTTCTTCCTCTAACTCTTCATCCTCTGCTTCTTCTGTCTCTTCTTCATCATTTGGTAAATCTTTTGTTACTTCATGAATCAAATGTGACATGTTAACACCATATTCGATGGATTGGTCTATTACAAAAATTAATTCAGGGGTGTTTCTTAAATTAATGGTTTTTGCAAGTTGTCCTCTCATATAGGGAGCTGCACTGCGTAATCCAACCAAAGTACTTTTCTGAGCTTGCTCATCACCAAGTACGCTGATATATACCTTTGCAGATTTTAAATCTGGAGCCACGTCCACAGCTACCACGGAAGTCATTGGATGAATTCTGGGGTCTTTAATCTCCCGGCTGATTAACATGCTTAATTCTCTTTGAACTTCTCCGTTAATTCTTGTGTTCTTAATACTATTCTTTCTCATATAGACTCCTAACTGTTATCTTTGTTAAGGTTTGCGCCATAAGGAACTAATTTCCATTTCCCCATGGCGCATTGTATATCTCTTATTTTCTAGGAACTTCTTCCATTATATAGAGTTCTACCTGGTCAAATTCTTTGATATCACTGAATTTTTCAAATACCAGACCACACTCATATCCTGTAGCAACTTCTTTTACATCATCCTTGAAACGCTTTAAGGAAGCTAAGCTGCCTTCATAGATCAACGTTCCTTCTCTTCTGATTCTTGCTAAACTGCCTCTTTGAATCTTACCGTCTAAAACATAAGAACCTGCAATTAATCCAAGACCAGAAGCCTTAAATACCTGCCTTACTTCTGCATGACCGATAACTTTCTCTTCAAAGATAGGCTCTAACATGCCCTTCATAGCTGCTTCAACATCTTCAATGGCATTGTAAATGACACGATACAGTCTTAAATCAACCTTTTCACTCTCAGCCTTTTCCTTTGCCACATTATCAGGTCTTACATTAAAGCCTATGATAATGGCATTAGAAGCACTGGCAAGGTTAACATCGGACTCATTGATTGCACCTACACCACCATGTATTACTCTAACTGCAACTTCATCGTTGGAAAGTTTTAATAAACTTTGTTTCATTGCTTCCACAGAACCCTGAACATCAGCCTTGATAATAATGTTAAGCTCTTTGATATTACCTGCTTTAATCTGAGAGAATAATCCATCAAGAGATAGTTTTGCTTTTGTATCAGCTAGCAGCTTCTCTCTGCCCTGAGAAATATAAGTTTCTGATATTGCTCTGGCTTCTTTTTCAGTTGTAGTAGCAATAAAGATCTCACCTGCATCGGGTACTTCGTTAAGACCCAGAATCTCAACAGGTGTGGAAGGAGTTGCATCTTTTACTCTTCTTCCCTTATCATCCATCATAGCTCTAACTTTACCATAAGCAGAACCGATGGCAATGGAATCACCCACATGTAAGGTTCCTTTTTGAACAAGAACAGTAGCAACAGGACCTCTTCCCTTATCAAGCTCTGCCTCAATAACAATACCTCTGGCATTTCTATTAGGATTAGCCTTTAATTCTACTAAGTCGGCTGTAAGAATAATCATTTCCAAAAGCTGCTCAATGCCTTCTTTTGTATGAGCGGATACGGGAACAAATACGGTATCACCGCCCCAATCTTCTGCAACCAACTCATATTCTGTTAATTCCTGTTTCACTCTTTCAATATTTGCGCTAGGTTTATCAATCTTGTTGATAGCAACAATAATCTGAATACCGGCTGCTTTTGCATGACTGATAGCTTCTATTGTCTGAGGCATTACACCATCATCTGCAGCAACTACCAGAATAGCAATATCAGTTGACTGAGCGCCGCGCATTCTCATAGAGGTAAAGGCTTCATGTCCGGGTGTATCAAGAAAAGTAATCTTCTCTCCATTTACCTCAACTACATAAGCACCAATATGCTGTGTAATACCACCTGCTTCATGAGATGTAACATTGGTCTCTCTGATAGCATCCAAAAGAGAAGTCTTACCATGGTCAACATGACCCATTACGCAGACAACAGGAGGTCTTTTTTCAAGAGTATCTGTATTCTCTTCTTCCTCTTTTAAAAGTTCCTCGATAACGTCAACCTTCACCTCATGCTCTGCTATTATCTCATACTCTATAGCAATGCTTTCAGCTTCTTCAAATGTGATCTCCTGATTGATTGATACCATTTTGCCGGAAAGGAACAGTTTTTTCACAAGGGTTGCAGCAGGCATCTTCATCTTATCTGCCAATTCTTTAATTGTCAGTATGTCAGGAAGGATAATTGTCTTGATTTCATCTTCCTTGTTCTCCTGCAATATGGCCTTGGGTTTAATAAACTGGCCTTTTTTAGGCAGTTTAATCTCATCGTTGTTTTCATTATCAATGTGTCTTTCATAACTATTCTTTGCATTTTTCGGATTTTTATTAGCCCTGCTGTTTCTTACACTGGCAGAATCACTTCTTGACATTCCAATCGGTGCATCGAATTTCTTAGCGGAGTCTGTTCTGGTATTAGAACTGCTTCTTCTCCTTGTATCATTCGGCTCATCCTTATCCTTATTCATGCCACCAAATCGGTCAAATCCTTGACCACCGTTACGGTTAGCAGAATTGCCGCCATACTGTCCCTGACGGAAACCTCCGCCTCCTGCCGGTCTTGTGCCTCCTGCATAAGGTCTTCCCTGACCATTTCCTGCCGGTCTGTTCTGGGAATCATTATTTCTGTTATATTGTCCTTGATTGTTACCGTTATAACTTCTATTATACTGTCCCTGGCTTCCTGTTCCGTCACTGTTTCTATTATACTGTCCCTGGCTTCCAGTGCCATCATTTCTGTTATACTGTCCCTGATTATTGCCATTATAACTTCTGTTATACTGTCC
It includes:
- a CDS encoding bifunctional riboflavin kinase/FAD synthetase; this translates as MEYIAGTADFHLEKSAVTLGKFDGLHLGHQLLLNKITEQKKKGLKAVVFTFFYHPVNLLSDREMELIYTEEEKQHILREYGLDVMISFPFTEETRSMEPEKFIEDILIHKMDAKYIVVGSDFCFGRNRRGNTKMLQEYADIYGYELEIIEKKTIESEEISSSCIREQISKGNMEKVTKLLGRSFSVMGEVLHGRKIGRTIGFPTTNLIPEKQKLLPPDGVYISITTIDGVEYPGITNVGHNPTVGVTPEKRVETYLFDYDNDLYGKYIQVSFLERMRGEEVFGSLEELKAQMDKDLMYGREYFKI
- the truB gene encoding tRNA pseudouridine(55) synthase TruB — protein: MINGIINVYKEKGYTSHDVVAKLRGILKQKKIGHTGTLDPDAEGVLPVCLGNATKLCDILTDKSKAYRAVLLLGITTDTQDITGKVMEERAVTAGKEEILEAILSFRGSYDQIPPMYSALKVGGKRLYELAREGKEIPRESRKVELHSITVESLDMNTKEAVIVVECSKGTYIRTLCHDIGEKLLCGGCMKALTRIRSGEFDITESLKLGEIETEYKNGTLDEHVKSVPAMFPEYECVTVKKEFDKQLYNGNFLVLNQLEQEKINVSNNKVLVYDGENNFVGIYEYCPEQEIIKPYKMFL
- a CDS encoding DHH family phosphoesterase — translated: MDLLKEVGNAKLIGIAGHMRPDGDCAGSCLALYRYLSQAKKDAQIDFYLEEIPEKLRITKDAAKVKQSYKEGRVYDIFISLDSGSLDRLGFAEEYFKNARKTINIDHHISNTNFAQINHVVADASSTCEVLYELMDKAYLNIAIAKALYMGIIHDTGVFKHSNTTKRTMEIAGSLIEMGVPFSEMIDETFYRKDYHQNQILGRCLLESILLLDGKCIVSTLSRKMMEFYEVESADLDGIIDQLRITKGVEVAILIYEVDFHVYKVSMRSNGAVDVRKIAVYFGGGGHIMAAGCTMHGTLHDVTNNLTPHIEFQLKN
- the rbfA gene encoding 30S ribosome-binding factor RbfA encodes the protein MRKNSIKNTRINGEVQRELSMLISREIKDPRIHPMTSVVAVDVAPDLKSAKVYISVLGDEQAQKSTLVGLRSAAPYMRGQLAKTINLRNTPELIFVIDQSIEYGVNMSHLIHEVTKDLPNDEEETEEAEDEELEEEEAEEETSEDSRLE
- the infB gene encoding translation initiation factor IF-2, which gives rise to MAKIKVYELAKEINIHSKDIVGFLNGKGVDIKSHMSSIDDKEINMVKGHFAPQSGQTENKPSVAATGLTTEIKEKKTETAPVNQFNRPQTTSFGGQSTQRTGSSEHNSNTQGSHNSYQRQDGGQRNYGDNADRNAHSQGERTEQSQRPDREGFTRAQGSQGSHTQGQGANRSSYQGQRQDYGQRPDREGFTRAQGAHAQGAQGSQGQNSYRQGQNNQNRPYNNNRPQGQYGTQGQGGSTRPQGDRNGQGYQGNSPRPQGERTGQGYQGNSPRPQGERTGQGYQGNSPRPQGERTGQGYQGNSPRPQGERTGYQGGGNRPYGNNSQGQYNRSYNGNNQGQYNRNDGTGSQGQYNRNSDGTGSQGQYNRSYNGNNQGQYNRNNDSQNRPAGNGQGRPYAGGTRPAGGGGFRQGQYGGNSANRNGGQGFDRFGGMNKDKDEPNDTRRRSSSNTRTDSAKKFDAPIGMSRSDSASVRNSRANKNPKNAKNSYERHIDNENNDEIKLPKKGQFIKPKAILQENKEDEIKTIILPDILTIKELADKMKMPAATLVKKLFLSGKMVSINQEITFEEAESIAIEYEIIAEHEVKVDVIEELLKEEEENTDTLEKRPPVVCVMGHVDHGKTSLLDAIRETNVTSHEAGGITQHIGAYVVEVNGEKITFLDTPGHEAFTSMRMRGAQSTDIAILVVAADDGVMPQTIEAISHAKAAGIQIIVAINKIDKPSANIERVKQELTEYELVAEDWGGDTVFVPVSAHTKEGIEQLLEMIILTADLVELKANPNRNARGIVIEAELDKGRGPVATVLVQKGTLHVGDSIAIGSAYGKVRAMMDDKGRRVKDATPSTPVEILGLNEVPDAGEIFIATTTEKEARAISETYISQGREKLLADTKAKLSLDGLFSQIKAGNIKELNIIIKADVQGSVEAMKQSLLKLSNDEVAVRVIHGGVGAINESDVNLASASNAIIIGFNVRPDNVAKEKAESEKVDLRLYRVIYNAIEDVEAAMKGMLEPIFEEKVIGHAEVRQVFKASGLGLIAGSYVLDGKIQRGSLARIRREGTLIYEGSLASLKRFKDDVKEVATGYECGLVFEKFSDIKEFDQVELYIMEEVPRK